From Micromonospora rifamycinica, a single genomic window includes:
- a CDS encoding serine/threonine-protein kinase, with protein MSDVPSQLVADRYRLLSPLGQGGMGRVWKARDEVLHRDVAIKELVPPPSLTDDERREVRERSLREARAIARLNHVNVVRIFDVLRTDGDPWIVMEYVASRSLQDTLAEDGPVSPARAVEIGLGVLGALKSAHKAGVMHRDVKPGNVLLGTDGRVVLTDFGLATIPGDPNVTRTGMVLGSPAYIAPERARDGTAGPEADLWSLGATLYAAVEGKSPYARPSAIGTLAALATEPLPPARNAGPLKPVLTGLLRKDPTERITAEVAERMLRRAAGKRAKGISLLDGVRRPGPNGPREPRVPVVPAQGGTGGKISSSLAAAAGAATGTAAAKAAAAKAAAAKAAAAKAASDSAAANDSAAARTTTAGTAPTDATATVVTDAPTVGGDATATIPAGTDAGPTTKVTPPTGADAAPTGSVNPADGSPTSVVAAPADADAATGTVAPPARVDPPPPGNPTAVLDAPVGPSAGSAGVASVPVYDGTPPDNRRRNLLLGALVVVLLVGLALAVPLLTRSDDPDDGPSPAAPTGVAASSAAPTSAPAAPPPTSASPTPSPSASPSADPNALPVGWEMFTGPTFSVPVPKGWRRSVRSDSVTVTEPGGVRELLIQWTSSPKKDAVADWKAQEPNRRNYVSNYQYLDIKACGGYRTCADWDWLESRDNTRIHVRNRGFVTATNRGFAIRWEVAAKDWNANLDNFALITSRFVPDRKN; from the coding sequence ATGTCTGACGTGCCTTCCCAACTCGTCGCTGACCGGTACCGGCTGCTCTCGCCGCTCGGTCAGGGTGGCATGGGTCGGGTCTGGAAGGCGCGCGACGAGGTGCTGCACCGGGACGTGGCCATCAAGGAGCTCGTCCCGCCGCCCAGCCTGACCGACGACGAGCGCCGCGAGGTGCGGGAGCGGTCGCTGCGGGAGGCGCGGGCCATCGCCCGGCTCAACCACGTCAACGTGGTCCGCATCTTCGACGTGCTGCGCACCGACGGCGACCCGTGGATCGTCATGGAGTACGTGGCGTCGCGGTCGTTGCAGGACACCCTCGCCGAGGACGGGCCGGTGTCCCCGGCCCGCGCGGTGGAGATCGGCCTGGGCGTGCTGGGCGCGCTGAAGTCCGCCCACAAGGCCGGTGTGATGCACCGGGACGTCAAGCCGGGCAACGTGCTGCTCGGCACCGACGGCCGGGTGGTGCTGACCGATTTCGGACTGGCCACCATCCCCGGCGATCCGAACGTCACCCGGACGGGCATGGTGCTCGGCTCGCCCGCGTACATCGCGCCGGAGCGGGCCAGGGACGGCACCGCCGGGCCGGAGGCCGACCTCTGGTCGCTGGGGGCGACGCTCTACGCCGCGGTGGAGGGCAAGTCGCCGTACGCCCGGCCGTCGGCGATCGGCACGCTCGCCGCGCTGGCCACCGAGCCGCTGCCGCCGGCCAGGAACGCCGGCCCACTGAAGCCGGTGCTGACCGGCCTGCTCCGCAAGGACCCGACCGAGCGGATCACCGCCGAGGTAGCGGAGCGCATGCTGCGGCGGGCCGCCGGCAAGCGGGCCAAGGGCATCTCACTGCTCGACGGGGTACGCCGGCCCGGGCCGAACGGTCCGCGTGAGCCGCGTGTACCGGTGGTGCCGGCGCAGGGTGGCACCGGTGGGAAGATCTCGTCGTCACTGGCGGCCGCTGCGGGGGCCGCCACCGGCACCGCGGCCGCGAAGGCCGCCGCCGCGAAAGCAGCTGCGGCGAAGGCAGCTGCGGCGAAGGCGGCGTCGGACAGCGCCGCCGCGAACGACAGCGCCGCCGCGCGGACCACCACCGCCGGTACCGCCCCGACCGACGCCACGGCGACGGTCGTCACCGATGCCCCCACCGTGGGCGGGGACGCCACGGCGACGATCCCGGCCGGGACGGATGCCGGACCCACCACGAAGGTCACCCCGCCGACCGGGGCCGACGCCGCGCCGACCGGCTCGGTTAACCCGGCCGACGGCTCGCCGACGAGCGTGGTCGCCGCACCGGCGGACGCCGACGCCGCGACCGGCACGGTGGCCCCGCCGGCCCGGGTCGATCCGCCCCCGCCGGGCAACCCCACCGCCGTGCTGGACGCGCCGGTCGGCCCGTCCGCCGGGTCCGCCGGGGTCGCCTCCGTCCCGGTGTACGACGGGACGCCGCCGGACAACCGGCGACGTAACCTGCTGCTCGGCGCGCTGGTCGTGGTGCTGCTGGTGGGGCTGGCGCTGGCCGTCCCGCTGCTGACCCGCTCCGACGACCCGGACGACGGCCCGTCACCGGCCGCGCCGACCGGTGTCGCCGCGTCCTCCGCCGCCCCGACGTCGGCTCCGGCGGCTCCGCCACCGACCAGCGCCTCGCCCACGCCCAGCCCGTCGGCCTCGCCCTCTGCCGATCCGAACGCGCTGCCGGTCGGCTGGGAGATGTTCACGGGGCCGACGTTCAGCGTGCCGGTGCCGAAGGGCTGGCGGCGCAGCGTCCGGTCCGACTCGGTGACCGTCACCGAGCCCGGTGGGGTGCGGGAACTGCTCATCCAGTGGACGTCCAGCCCGAAGAAGGACGCGGTCGCCGACTGGAAGGCGCAGGAGCCGAACCGGCGCAACTACGTCAGCAACTACCAGTACCTCGACATCAAGGCGTGCGGCGGCTACCGCACCTGCGCCGACTGGGACTGGTTGGAGAGCCGGGACAACACCCGGATCCACGTCCGCAACCGGGGTTTCGTCACCGCCACGAACCGGGGCTTCGCGATCCGCTGGGAGGTGGCGGCGAAGGACTGGAACGCCAACCTCGACAACTTCGCCCTGATCACCAGCCGGTTCGTGCCGGACCGGAAGAACTGA
- a CDS encoding acyl-CoA carboxylase subunit epsilon produces the protein MSAEEPLFRVVRGNPTAEELAALVGAVLLRSRPTGTPPQVTRSAWTSSARPVGVSPVAGPGAWRASGLPR, from the coding sequence ATGTCTGCCGAAGAGCCGCTGTTCCGGGTCGTCCGGGGGAACCCGACCGCCGAGGAGCTGGCCGCCCTGGTGGGCGCGGTCCTGCTCCGTTCCCGGCCGACCGGCACACCCCCGCAGGTGACCCGCTCCGCGTGGACCAGCAGCGCCCGCCCCGTCGGGGTGTCCCCGGTGGCCGGTCCCGGCGCCTGGCGCGCGTCCGGCCTGCCCCGCTGA
- the mycP gene encoding type VII secretion-associated serine protease mycosin, with product MAKSSSALHLLTFIQILIAPTLTLPTEPPKANQTAIRQDQWHLKFLNTEKAHKISQGEGSIVAVLDTGVAPHPDLRGNLLTGIDTIPGGTGDGHSDHDSHGTGMAGLVAGHGQASRTGALGVAPKAKVLPILCSPSRGDGDPDALAEGIKFAIARSANIVSISSVGGSSPYLDRMITQALASNIIVVAAAGNYPEDTRVGYPATASGVIAVGGVDRNGNHASISVSGPEIDVVAPAVDIYSTSIDGKYRKGTGTSDATAIVAGAAALVRSKYPYLPAAEVVHRLTATAVDKGPPGRDDEYGYGVIDLVAALTADVPPLGFESVTAVPPSGMTSAAAQPAGGDDGRGAAARGWATLGVIVAAGCGFLVWRRRRRADDPPPRISR from the coding sequence ATCGCCAAATCCTCCAGCGCACTACATCTGCTGACATTTATTCAGATTCTTATTGCGCCGACACTCACCTTGCCCACGGAGCCACCGAAAGCCAACCAGACAGCAATACGCCAAGATCAGTGGCACCTAAAGTTTCTAAATACTGAAAAGGCGCACAAAATAAGTCAAGGCGAAGGCTCGATAGTAGCTGTACTCGACACCGGGGTGGCGCCCCATCCAGACCTGCGGGGCAACCTACTCACTGGGATTGATACGATTCCCGGAGGAACCGGCGACGGCCACAGCGACCATGATAGCCACGGCACTGGAATGGCAGGACTAGTCGCAGGACATGGTCAAGCGAGTAGAACGGGAGCGCTCGGAGTCGCACCGAAGGCAAAAGTCTTGCCGATCCTCTGCTCCCCATCAAGAGGAGATGGAGATCCAGACGCTCTTGCAGAGGGTATTAAATTCGCAATTGCGCGCAGCGCAAACATAGTCAGCATCTCCAGCGTCGGAGGAAGTAGCCCTTATTTGGATAGAATGATCACCCAAGCCCTCGCCTCCAACATTATAGTTGTAGCCGCCGCCGGCAATTATCCCGAGGACACGAGAGTGGGTTACCCCGCCACCGCTAGCGGAGTAATCGCGGTGGGTGGAGTTGACAGGAACGGTAATCACGCGTCCATTTCTGTGAGCGGTCCGGAGATTGATGTCGTCGCTCCTGCGGTCGACATCTACAGCACCAGCATCGACGGCAAGTACCGCAAAGGCACCGGTACGTCTGATGCGACTGCGATCGTGGCCGGTGCTGCGGCGCTGGTCCGCTCGAAGTACCCCTATCTGCCCGCCGCCGAGGTCGTCCACCGGCTCACCGCCACCGCCGTCGACAAAGGTCCGCCGGGCCGCGACGACGAGTACGGCTACGGCGTCATCGACCTGGTGGCGGCGCTGACCGCCGACGTACCCCCGCTTGGTTTCGAGAGCGTGACGGCGGTGCCGCCGAGCGGCATGACGAGCGCAGCTGCGCAGCCGGCCGGGGGTGACGACGGCCGTGGTGCCGCCGCCCGGGGGTGGGCGACGCTGGGGGTGATCGTGGCCGCCGGGTGCGGATTCCTGGTGTGGCGGCGACGCCGACGTGCCGACGATCCGCCGCCGCGGATCAGCCGGTAG
- a CDS encoding Maf family protein, which produces MPNSMPLRLVLASQSPARRKLLHAAGIEPDVLVSGVDESQVVADRAEDLCLELARMKAQAVADRLRPTPDGRTLVLGCDSVLAFDGEILGKPADAADATRRWGRMRGRTGVLHTGHCLVDVVHESHVEAVASTVVRFADVTDEEIAAYVATGEPLAVAGAFTIDGLGGAFLDGIEGDPGTVIGLSLPLLRRLLRDLGLSITDLWARVAPGAQEIRPLG; this is translated from the coding sequence GTGCCCAACTCCATGCCGCTCCGCCTCGTGCTCGCCTCGCAGAGTCCCGCCCGCCGCAAGCTGTTGCACGCGGCCGGGATCGAACCCGACGTGCTGGTCAGCGGGGTGGACGAATCCCAGGTCGTCGCGGATCGGGCCGAGGATCTGTGCCTGGAGCTGGCCCGGATGAAGGCGCAGGCGGTGGCCGATCGGCTGCGCCCCACGCCGGACGGGCGCACGTTGGTGCTGGGTTGCGACTCCGTCCTCGCGTTCGACGGTGAGATCCTCGGCAAGCCGGCGGACGCGGCCGACGCGACCCGACGGTGGGGGCGGATGCGGGGGCGCACCGGGGTGCTGCACACCGGGCACTGCCTGGTCGACGTGGTGCACGAGTCCCATGTCGAGGCGGTGGCCTCGACCGTCGTACGTTTCGCCGACGTCACCGACGAGGAGATCGCGGCGTACGTGGCCACGGGTGAGCCGTTGGCGGTGGCCGGGGCGTTCACCATCGACGGACTGGGCGGGGCGTTCCTGGACGGGATCGAGGGTGACCCGGGGACGGTGATCGGGTTGTCGTTGCCGCTGCTGCGTCGGCTGCTGCGTGACCTCGGGCTGAGCATCACGGACCTGTGGGCCAGGGTCGCGCCGGGAGCCCAGGAGATCCGGCCGCTGGGCTAA
- a CDS encoding O-methyltransferase, translating to MTSKSLPLTPELHAYLVAHGSPPDEILRDLAEETRAVLPAHAEMQVAPEQAAFLTFLTRLLGARRAVEVGTFTGLSSLAIARGLPDDGRLTCFDISEEFTGIARSYWRRAGVADRIELRIGPAAETLRELPHDRHLDFAFIDADKTGYPVYWAELVPRMRPGAVIAVDNTLRGGRVLAPRDAADRAIAAFNDEVLADVRVDAVMLPLADGVTLARVR from the coding sequence ATGACCTCGAAGTCGTTGCCGCTGACGCCGGAACTGCACGCCTATCTCGTCGCCCATGGCTCCCCGCCCGACGAGATCCTCCGCGACCTGGCCGAGGAGACCCGGGCCGTCCTGCCGGCGCACGCCGAGATGCAGGTGGCACCGGAGCAGGCGGCGTTCCTCACCTTCCTGACCCGGTTGCTGGGGGCACGCCGGGCCGTCGAGGTGGGTACGTTCACCGGGCTGTCGTCGCTGGCCATCGCCCGTGGGTTGCCCGACGACGGTCGGCTGACCTGCTTCGACATCTCGGAGGAGTTCACCGGCATCGCCCGGTCGTACTGGCGGCGGGCCGGGGTGGCCGACCGGATCGAGCTGCGGATCGGCCCGGCCGCGGAGACGCTGCGGGAGCTGCCGCACGACCGGCACCTGGACTTCGCCTTCATCGACGCCGACAAGACCGGCTACCCGGTGTACTGGGCGGAGCTGGTGCCCCGGATGCGGCCCGGCGCGGTCATCGCGGTCGACAACACCCTGCGTGGCGGCCGGGTGCTCGCCCCGCGTGACGCCGCCGACCGGGCCATCGCGGCCTTCAACGACGAGGTGCTGGCCGACGTCCGTGTCGACGCGGTGATGCTCCCCCTCGCCGACGGGGTCACCCTCGCCCGGGTGCGCTGA
- a CDS encoding ABC transporter permease: protein MKFARDTWLIFQRQLQLLLRNPVWVFVGVFQPVMYLLLFAPLLKPALNAPTQAAAYKIFVPGLLVLLAIFGGLFQGFGLIAELRAGVIERSRVTPISRLALLLGRSLRDVVSLLVQAVIITLLALLFDLRVFIVDLLLAYLMLALIALMTSAVSYGVALKVKSEDALAPLMNTVAQPVLLLSGILLPLTFAPGWLQGVAEWNPFSWAVDGTRALFAGDLGNDKVWQGLAIITVLAAAGVYWAARQFARSVR from the coding sequence ATGAAATTCGCCCGCGACACCTGGCTGATCTTCCAACGCCAACTTCAACTGCTGCTCCGCAACCCGGTCTGGGTCTTCGTCGGCGTCTTCCAGCCGGTGATGTACCTGCTGCTCTTCGCCCCGCTGCTCAAGCCGGCCCTGAACGCGCCAACCCAGGCCGCCGCGTACAAGATCTTCGTACCCGGTCTGCTGGTGCTGCTGGCCATCTTCGGCGGGCTGTTCCAGGGCTTCGGCCTGATCGCCGAGCTGCGCGCCGGGGTGATCGAGCGGTCCCGGGTCACCCCGATCAGCCGGCTCGCCCTGCTGCTCGGTCGCTCGCTGCGCGACGTCGTCTCGCTGCTCGTCCAGGCGGTGATCATCACCCTGCTGGCGCTCCTGTTCGACCTGCGGGTCTTCATCGTGGACCTGCTCCTGGCGTACCTGATGCTGGCCCTGATCGCGCTGATGACCTCGGCCGTCTCGTACGGCGTCGCGCTCAAGGTCAAGAGCGAGGACGCGCTCGCCCCGCTGATGAACACGGTGGCCCAGCCGGTGCTGCTGCTCTCCGGCATCCTGCTGCCGCTGACCTTCGCCCCCGGCTGGCTGCAGGGGGTCGCCGAGTGGAACCCGTTCTCCTGGGCGGTGGACGGCACCCGGGCACTGTTCGCCGGTGACCTCGGCAACGACAAGGTCTGGCAGGGGCTGGCCATCATCACGGTGCTCGCCGCCGCCGGGGTCTACTGGGCGGCACGGCAGTTCGCCCGTAGCGTCCGCTGA
- a CDS encoding ATP-binding cassette domain-containing protein: protein MIETRGLRKSFRSRQGRETKTVDAVRGVDLQVPAGEIFGFLGPNGAGKTTTLRMLATLIEPDGGEAVIAGADLRKDPAEVRRRIGYVAQGGSTWDESTAREELVLHARMYGIGKAEAHRRAVRALEAFQLTEYADRKCKTYSGGQRRRVEIALGIIHEPKIVFLDEPTTGLDPQSRAHMWDEIRRLRTEGMTVFITTHYLDEADALCDRISIMDHGEVVAEGTPAELKREISGDVVLVGLDVASTPQAAELLDSEEYLNKLETVDEGGLRLYVDEGATAIPQILRRLDHAGLVMSSIELHRPSLDDVFLTKTGRSLRES from the coding sequence ATGATCGAGACCAGGGGGCTGCGGAAGTCGTTCCGCTCCCGGCAGGGTCGGGAGACGAAGACGGTGGACGCCGTACGGGGGGTGGACCTCCAGGTGCCGGCGGGGGAGATCTTCGGCTTCCTCGGCCCCAACGGCGCCGGCAAGACCACCACCCTGCGGATGCTCGCCACGTTGATCGAGCCCGACGGGGGCGAGGCCGTCATCGCCGGCGCCGACCTGCGCAAGGACCCGGCCGAGGTACGCCGCCGGATCGGCTACGTGGCCCAGGGCGGCAGCACCTGGGACGAGAGCACCGCCCGCGAGGAACTCGTCCTGCACGCCCGGATGTACGGCATCGGCAAGGCCGAGGCGCACCGCCGCGCGGTCCGCGCCCTGGAGGCCTTCCAGCTCACCGAGTACGCCGACCGCAAGTGCAAGACCTACTCGGGCGGCCAGCGGCGGCGGGTGGAGATCGCCCTCGGCATCATCCACGAACCGAAGATCGTCTTCCTGGACGAGCCGACCACCGGCCTCGACCCGCAGAGCCGCGCGCACATGTGGGACGAGATCCGCCGGCTGCGTACCGAGGGGATGACGGTCTTCATCACCACCCACTACCTCGACGAGGCCGACGCGCTCTGCGACCGGATCTCGATCATGGATCACGGCGAGGTGGTCGCCGAGGGTACGCCGGCCGAGCTGAAGCGGGAGATCTCCGGCGACGTCGTGCTGGTCGGCCTGGACGTGGCGAGCACCCCGCAGGCCGCCGAGCTCCTCGACAGCGAGGAGTACCTCAACAAGCTGGAGACCGTCGACGAGGGGGGACTGCGCCTCTACGTCGACGAGGGCGCCACCGCCATCCCGCAGATCCTGCGCCGGCTCGACCACGCCGGGCTGGTCATGAGCTCCATCGAGCTGCACCGCCCCAGCCTCGACGACGTCTTCCTCACCAAGACCGGCCGCTCGCTGCGCGAGTCCTGA
- a CDS encoding PadR family transcriptional regulator, giving the protein MMILGLVRWMQPVHGYDVRRELSSWGADKWANVQPGSIYHALRKLTEEGLLRTVATEQVGARPARTTYEVTPKGDEEFETLLRAQWWRLHEVPDPFAAAFSFLPAMPREEAAAALRNRANLLRAGVEWMRASLDSDWARNSRPVHVAWMFELWMARAEAEMAWCGRIAERIDSGVSYLPAGLTGPDVWPGWTDGGPPAERKSNNQS; this is encoded by the coding sequence ATGATGATCCTGGGGCTGGTTCGGTGGATGCAGCCCGTACACGGCTACGACGTGCGCCGCGAACTGTCGAGCTGGGGTGCCGACAAGTGGGCGAACGTGCAGCCCGGCTCGATCTACCACGCGTTGCGCAAGTTGACCGAGGAGGGCCTGTTGCGGACGGTCGCCACCGAGCAGGTCGGTGCCCGTCCGGCGCGTACCACGTACGAGGTGACGCCCAAGGGGGACGAGGAGTTCGAGACGTTGCTGCGGGCGCAGTGGTGGCGGCTGCACGAGGTGCCGGACCCGTTCGCGGCGGCCTTCTCGTTCCTGCCGGCGATGCCCCGCGAGGAGGCGGCGGCAGCGCTGCGCAACCGGGCGAACCTGCTGCGTGCCGGTGTCGAGTGGATGCGTGCCTCGTTGGACTCCGACTGGGCACGCAACAGCAGGCCGGTGCACGTGGCCTGGATGTTCGAGCTGTGGATGGCGCGGGCCGAGGCGGAGATGGCGTGGTGCGGGCGGATCGCCGAGCGGATCGACTCGGGGGTGTCGTACCTGCCTGCTGGGCTGACGGGGCCGGACGTCTGGCCCGGCTGGACCGATGGTGGTCCGCCGGCCGAACGGAAAAGCAATAATCAAAGTTGA
- a CDS encoding acetyl/propionyl/methylcrotonyl-CoA carboxylase subunit alpha, translated as MRKVLIANRGEIAVRVIRACRDAGLDSVAVYADSDRDALHTTLADEAYALGGDTAADSYLRIDKLIEVARRSGADAVHPGYGFLSENADFAQAVIDARLTWIGPTPQAIRDLGDKVTARHLAQRAGAPLVPGTPDPVADAAEVTAFAAEHGLPVAIKAAFGGGGRGLKVARTLEEIPHLFESATREAVAAFGRGECFVERYLDRPRHVEAQVLADQHGNVVVVGTRDCSLQRRHQKLVEEAPAPFLTTAQRAQIHDSAKAICREAGYHGAGTVEYLVGGDGTISFLEVNTRLQVEHPVTEETAGVDLVREQFRIADGEKLRLTEDPTPRGHAIEFRINGEDPGRNFLPAPGVITALRLPGGPGVRVDTGVRAGDVIGGNFDSLLAKVIVTGETRAEAVERARRVLDEMVVEGMATALPFHRLVVRDPAFTTEPFTVHTRWIETEFDNTVPAFTPTASPAETAAARETVVVEVGGKRLEVTLPAGLSGGTTTAAPTARKPARRGGGANAGATVSGDALTSPMQGTIVKIAVADGDTVAEGDLVVVLEAMKMEQPLHAHRAGTVAGLTAEVGAVLTAGAAICTIT; from the coding sequence GTGCGCAAGGTTCTCATCGCCAACCGCGGCGAGATCGCCGTCCGCGTCATCCGGGCCTGCCGCGACGCCGGGCTGGACAGCGTCGCCGTCTACGCCGACTCCGACCGGGACGCCCTGCACACCACCCTCGCCGACGAGGCGTACGCCCTCGGTGGCGACACCGCCGCCGACAGCTACCTGCGGATCGACAAGCTGATCGAGGTGGCCCGGCGGTCCGGCGCGGACGCCGTACACCCGGGCTACGGCTTCCTCTCCGAGAACGCCGACTTCGCCCAGGCCGTCATCGACGCCCGGCTGACCTGGATCGGCCCCACCCCGCAGGCGATCCGCGACCTCGGCGACAAGGTGACCGCCCGGCACCTCGCCCAGCGGGCCGGCGCACCCCTGGTCCCCGGCACCCCCGACCCGGTGGCCGACGCCGCCGAGGTGACCGCCTTCGCCGCCGAGCACGGCCTGCCGGTCGCCATCAAGGCCGCCTTCGGCGGCGGCGGGCGCGGCCTCAAGGTGGCCCGCACCCTGGAGGAGATCCCGCACCTGTTCGAGTCGGCCACCCGGGAGGCGGTCGCCGCGTTCGGCCGGGGCGAGTGCTTCGTCGAGCGCTACCTCGACCGGCCCCGGCACGTGGAGGCGCAGGTCCTGGCCGACCAGCACGGCAACGTGGTCGTGGTCGGCACCCGGGACTGCTCACTGCAGCGCCGGCACCAGAAGCTGGTCGAGGAGGCCCCCGCGCCGTTCCTCACCACCGCGCAGCGTGCCCAGATCCACGACAGCGCCAAGGCGATCTGCCGGGAGGCCGGCTACCACGGCGCCGGCACGGTCGAGTACCTGGTGGGTGGGGACGGCACCATCTCCTTCCTGGAGGTGAACACCCGGCTCCAGGTGGAACACCCGGTCACCGAGGAGACCGCCGGCGTCGACCTGGTCCGTGAGCAGTTCCGGATCGCCGACGGCGAGAAGCTGCGCCTCACCGAGGATCCGACCCCGCGCGGGCACGCCATCGAGTTCCGGATCAACGGCGAGGACCCGGGCCGCAACTTCCTCCCCGCCCCGGGCGTCATCACCGCGCTGCGCCTGCCCGGCGGTCCCGGCGTACGGGTCGACACCGGGGTGCGGGCCGGGGACGTGATCGGCGGCAACTTCGACTCGCTGCTGGCCAAGGTGATCGTCACCGGCGAGACCCGCGCCGAGGCCGTCGAGCGGGCCCGCCGGGTGCTCGACGAGATGGTCGTCGAGGGGATGGCCACCGCGCTGCCGTTCCACCGCCTCGTCGTACGGGATCCGGCGTTCACCACCGAGCCGTTCACCGTGCACACCCGGTGGATCGAGACCGAGTTCGACAACACCGTCCCGGCGTTCACCCCGACCGCCTCCCCCGCCGAGACGGCGGCGGCACGCGAGACCGTCGTGGTCGAGGTGGGCGGCAAGCGGCTGGAGGTCACCCTCCCCGCCGGCCTCTCCGGGGGTACGACCACCGCCGCGCCGACCGCCCGGAAGCCGGCCCGCCGGGGCGGCGGCGCCAACGCCGGCGCGACGGTCAGCGGCGACGCGCTCACCTCCCCCATGCAGGGCACCATCGTCAAGATCGCCGTCGCGGACGGGGACACCGTCGCCGAGGGGGACCTGGTCGTCGTCCTGGAGGCGATGAAGATGGAGCAACCGCTGCACGCCCACCGGGCCGGCACGGTCGCCGGGCTCACCGCCGAGGTCGGCGCGGTGCTCACCGCCGGCGCGGCGATCTGCACCATCACCTGA
- a CDS encoding GuaB1 family IMP dehydrogenase-related protein: protein MRFLHGAVPAHDLTYNDVFMAPNRSEVGSRLDVDLATGDGTGTTIPLVVANMTAVSGRRMAETVARRGAIAVIPQDIPIDVVATVVDWVKQRHLVHDTPITLGPTDTVGDAIHLLPKKSHGAVVVIDEAGRPVGVVTEGDTHEVDRFAQLQHVMSTELQTVPADADPRTGFERLNAGRRRLAPVVDADGRLVGVLTRQGALRATLYKPAVDDRGRLRIAAAVGINGDVTGKAEALLAAGVDTLVVDTAHGHQHRMLAALRAVRKLDPPVPVAAGNVVTAEGVRDLVEAGADIVKVGVGPGAMCTTRMMTGVGRPQFSAVLDCAAAARTLGRHVWADGGVRHPRDVALALAAGASNVMVGSWFAGTYESPGDLYTEPDGRRYKESFGMASSRAVSARTAEDSAFDRARKAIFEEGISTARMYLDPTRPSVEDLIDEIVSGVRSACTYAGARTLDEFHERALVGVQSTAGYTEGMPLPTSW, encoded by the coding sequence GTGAGGTTCCTTCATGGCGCGGTGCCCGCGCACGACCTGACCTACAACGACGTCTTCATGGCGCCGAACCGCTCCGAGGTGGGTTCGCGGCTCGACGTCGACCTGGCCACCGGCGACGGCACCGGCACCACCATCCCCCTGGTGGTGGCGAACATGACCGCGGTGTCCGGTCGGCGGATGGCCGAGACGGTGGCCCGGCGCGGCGCGATCGCGGTGATCCCGCAGGACATCCCGATCGACGTGGTAGCCACCGTGGTCGACTGGGTCAAGCAGCGGCACCTGGTGCACGACACCCCGATCACGCTCGGCCCGACCGACACCGTCGGTGACGCCATCCACCTGCTGCCCAAGAAGTCCCACGGCGCGGTGGTGGTGATCGACGAGGCCGGCCGGCCGGTGGGGGTGGTCACCGAAGGGGACACCCACGAGGTGGACAGGTTCGCCCAGCTCCAGCACGTGATGTCCACCGAGCTGCAAACCGTGCCGGCCGACGCGGACCCGCGTACCGGATTCGAGCGGCTCAACGCGGGACGGCGGCGGCTGGCCCCGGTGGTGGACGCCGACGGCCGCCTCGTCGGGGTGCTCACCCGGCAGGGCGCGCTGCGCGCCACCCTCTACAAGCCCGCCGTCGACGACCGGGGACGGCTGCGGATAGCCGCCGCGGTGGGCATCAACGGAGACGTCACCGGCAAGGCCGAGGCGCTGCTCGCGGCCGGGGTGGACACGCTCGTGGTGGACACCGCCCACGGGCACCAGCACCGGATGCTCGCCGCCCTGCGGGCGGTGCGCAAGCTCGACCCGCCGGTGCCGGTGGCGGCCGGCAACGTGGTCACCGCCGAGGGGGTACGCGACCTGGTCGAGGCGGGCGCGGACATCGTCAAGGTCGGCGTCGGGCCGGGCGCGATGTGCACCACCCGGATGATGACCGGGGTCGGCCGACCACAGTTCTCGGCGGTGCTCGACTGCGCCGCGGCGGCCCGCACCCTCGGCCGGCACGTCTGGGCCGACGGGGGCGTCCGGCACCCCCGCGACGTGGCGCTGGCGCTGGCCGCCGGGGCGTCCAACGTGATGGTGGGCTCCTGGTTCGCCGGCACCTACGAGTCCCCGGGCGACCTCTACACCGAGCCCGACGGCCGCCGCTACAAGGAGAGCTTCGGGATGGCCTCCTCGCGGGCGGTCAGTGCGCGGACCGCCGAGGACAGCGCCTTCGACCGGGCCCGGAAGGCGATCTTCGAGGAGGGCATCTCCACCGCGCGGATGTACCTGGATCCGACCCGCCCCAGCGTCGAGGACCTGATCGACGAGATCGTCTCCGGGGTACGCAGCGCCTGCACCTACGCCGGCGCCCGCACCCTGGACGAGTTCCACGAACGCGCCCTGGTCGGCGTCCAGAGCACCGCCGGCTACACCGAAGGCATGCCCCTCCCCACCAGCTGGTAA